In the Profundibacter amoris genome, GAAACCAGCCTGCATGCGGTGTTCGGGCAAAAGGTGGTGATGCACGCCCATTGTGTGCACACGCTGGCCCATGCGGTGCGCAAGGATTGCAGGGCGCTGATGCAGGCGCCGCTAGACGGGTTGAACTGGGGCATAGTTGATTATGTCAAACCGGGTGCCAATCTGGCGCGGCTGGTTTCGGCCGTGGCCAAGGGGCCGGTCAATGTGGTGGTGTTGCAAAATCACGGGATCATTGTGGCGGGGGAAACTGTTGCCCAAACCCGCGCCCTGATGATGGACGTTCACGAACGGTTACGGGTTGATCCGTCGGCACCTGTGACACCTGACCTTACCGCGCTTGCATCGCTGGTCAGGGGCAGCGAATTCACCCTGCCGGATTACGCGCTGCTGCACCAGTTGGCGCTGGACCCTGCGCGGCTGAAACAGGCCACCGGAGGGAGCCTCTATCCCGACCATGTGATATTCTGCGGCATCGGCGCGACTGCCCTGCAAGACGGGGAAACCCCTGACCAGGCCGCAGCCAAACTGGTCAATGCCGGTGCCCCCGCCCCTGCGTTTCTGATCGTTCCGGGCAAAGGCGTTGTGGTGCGCCGTGACGCGAGCGGGGCAAACCATGCCCTGATCCGCTGTCTGGTGGATGTGTTGTTACGGGTGCCTGCCGATGCTGATCTGAACTACCTGACGGACGCGCAGAATTACGAATTGTTGAACTGGGACGCTGAAAAATACCGGAGCACGCTGAATGGCTGAACCACTGTATATCGGGATTGATCAGGGCACTTCGGGTGCCCGTGCAATTGCGATGGACGGGGATGGCAATGTGGCGGGCGAGGCCGCATTCGTGATGGTCGATTTTGGCAGCAACCACCGTGACCCCGCCGTCTGGAAACAGGTTACGGATGCGGCTCTTATGGGCGTTCTGGCGCAGATTGACCGCGAAGATGTGGTGGCTATTTGCATTGATGGCACCTCGGGCACCATGTTGCCGATAGATGCGTCCGGCACCCCGCTGGCGCAGGGGCGCATGTATAATGATGCTTGCGAGGATACCGCACTTCTGGACATCATCGCCCGTCACGCCCCGCAGGAAAGTGCGGCGCACGGGGCCAGCAGCGGATTGGCCAAGGCCCTGATATTCCAACGCGATTTTGCCCCGCACAAGGTGGTGCATCAGGCCGATTGGCTGGCCGGAAACCTGTGCGGCATCTATTCCAGCGATGACAACAACGCACTGAAAACCGGATATGATCCGGTGGCCGGACGCTGGCCCGACTGGATGGCCAACACCGGTCTGGATATGGCGCTGTTGCCCGTTGTGCAGCACCCCGGCACGCCGGTGGCTGGCCTGCTGCCGGACATTGCCGCAAAATTCGACCTGCCCGAAACCGTGCAGATCGTGGCGGGCACCACGGATGGTTGCGCGTCGTTTCTTGCCACGGGTGCCGAGGAGGTGGGCGATGGCGTAACCGCATTGGGCACCACGCTGACGCTGAAAATCCTGTCGGATGTGCCGGTGTTTGATCCGGCCAGTGGTGTTTACAGTCACCATATTCTGGGAAAATGGCTGGCTGGTGGCGCATCGAACACCGGTGGCAATGTTCTGGTGGCGCATTTCAGCAATGATGAACTTGTGGAACTTTCAAACCGCATTGATCCGTCACGGGACAGCGGGCTGGATTACTACCCGCTGACCAAACCCGGTGAACGGTTTCCTGTCGCCGACCCTGACCGCCCCCCCGTGATGATCCCCGTGCCGGATGACCGTGCTTTGTTCCTGCAAGGTATCCTTGAAGGTATCGCGGCCATCGAAGCCGGTGGCTATGCCCGTCTTGCGGAACTGGGTGCGCCGGAATTGCGCCGCCTGCGTACGGTCGGAGGCGGGGCGAACAACCCTGTCTGGAGCCGGATCCGCAACCGTTACCTGAACATCGACATGCAACCCGCAGCCCATAATCAGGCCGCCTATGGCGCGGCGCGGCTGGCACTCTACGGGGTGGAAAGATGAGACCGCAACTGCCCGTAAATGCAATTGAAGAACAGGAGACCGGACCATGCCCTTTACCCTGTCGCTGAATACGAATCCGCTTGTGAACCGCTTTGCCGAACCAGACGATCTGATCGATACCATCGCGCATGATATCAAGCTGCGGGATGTGCAGCTAACGCATGAATTCATCAATCCAAGTTGGCCTGCGCAATTGATCCGCCGGATGACGCGGCAAATGCAGGCGGCCTGCGCGCGGACCGGTGTGCGGATTACCTCGGGGATGACAGGGCCTTATGGGCGGTTGAACCATTTTGGCCATCCGGACCGCGATGTGCGGCGCTACTATACCGACTGGTTCAAAACCTTTGCCGATATTGTCGGTGATCTGGGCGCGCGCACGGTGGGGACGCAATTTGCCATCTTTACCCTGAAGGATTTTGACGATCCGCAACGCCGCGAGGAGCTGATCGACATCGCGCTGGATTGCTGGGCCGAAGTGGCCGAACACGCCAAGGCAGCGGGGCTTCAATTCCTGTTCTGGGAGCCGATGTCGGTGGGCCGCGAATTTGGCGAAACCATCGACGGGGCGCTGGCCCTGCAGGATCGGATTGCCGCCCGCAACATGGCGATCCCGATGTGGATGATGGCCGATATCGACCACGGCGATGTCACCAGCCCGAACCCCGATGATTACGACCCCTACGCATGGGCGCGCGCGGTGCCGAAATATTCGCCGATCATCCATATCAAGCAATCCCTGATGGACAAGGGCGGGCATCGCCCCTTCATCGCCGAGTTTAACGAGGTGGGTAAAATCCAGCCCGATCCCCTGCTGGCGGCGATCCGGCAGGGTGGCGGAACCGATAACGAAATCTGCCTGGAGCTGTCATTCAAGGAACGCGAACCGAATGATCGTCAGGTGGTGCCGCATATCGCGGAATCTGTGGCCTTCTGGGCGCCGCATATCGACACCGGCGCGGCTGATCTGAACATATAGGGAGGAACACAATGGGCAATGCGGATTTCTGGATCGGCACCAGTTGGAAGATGAATAAAACCCTGCCCGAGGCGCTGGAATTTGCCAATGCGCTGGCGGCGGCCGATAGTGGTGCAGATGCCCGCATCCAGCGCTTTGTCGTGCCCCCGTTTACCGTTACACGGCAGGTCAAGACGGTGCTGGCAGAATACTCGGTCAAGGTTGGTGCGCAGAATATGCATTGGGAAGACGCAGGCGCATGGACCGGCGAAATCTCGGCACCGATGCTGACCGATTGCGGGCTGGATCTGGTTGAACTGGGCCATTCGGAACGCCGCGCGCATTTTGGCGAAACCGATGAAACGGTGGGGCTCAAGGTCGAATCTGCTGTGCGGCACGGGTTGATCCCGCTGATCTGCATCGGCGAAACCCGCGAGCAGCGCGACGCGGGGCAAGCGGATGCGGTGCTTGCCGCGCAGGTTGCCGGCGCATTGGGCAGGCTGACCGGTGATCAGAAATCAGCAACCGTTCTGCTGGCCTATGAACCCGTCTGGGCCATCGGCGCGGGTGGCACCCCTGCCAGCTCGGACTACGCCGACGAACGCCACGCCAAAATCATTGCGCAGGCTAGCGATATTCTGGGCCAGCGCACCCTGTGCCTGTACGGCGGCAGTGTGAACGCAGACAACTGCGAAGAACTGATCCAGTGCCCGCATATCGACGGGCTGTTTATTGGCCGCGCGGCCTGGGATGTGGCCGGATATCTGGACATCCTGACCCGCTGCGCCACCGCCATCCAAACCCCGAAACAAGGAGACACAAAATGAAACTTGCAATCGCAGGAGACAGCGCAGGCGAGCCACTTGCCCTTGCCCTCTATGACTATCTGAAAGACCGCGAAGGGTTCACCGTTGATGAACTGTCCCACCCGGTGGATGGCGCAGAAGAGTTTTACGCCAATATGTCTGCCCGCGTCTGCCAAGGCGTGGTTGACGGCACCTATGACCGTGCCATCGTGATCTGTGGCACAGGTATCGGCGTGTCTATCGCCGCCAACAAGGTGCCGGGTATCCGTGCAGCGCATGTGCATGACGCCTATTCAGCGGCCAAGGCCTCGACCTCGAACAATGCGCAGGTAATCACCATGGGCGCCCGGGTGGTGGGTACGGAACTGGCGAAAACCATTGTCGATGCCTGGCTGGCGACCAGTTTTGATGAAAACGGCCCGTCGGCTGATAATGTCAAAGCACTGGATCAGGTTGATGCGGAACATGGTTGTGCGTAATTCGCTCATTTGCCATGGCTGTATATCCACATAGGCGGGCCAACCACCTACATGTCGCAATGATAAGCGAGGTATTAGACCCTGGAAATATTCCAACACGACACGCAAAACGACTTTTTACACATTAGGGCTAGAAAACCCGAAATCAGGGGTTGACCGCACCGCCCCACCTACCTAATTAAGCGCCTTGTGTGGGCCGGTAGCTCAGTTGGTAGAGCAACTGACTTTTAATCAGTAGGTCCCGGGTTCGGATCCCGGCCGGCTCACCATTCTTACCCTTGTTGACAGATATCATCACCGGCTTTGGTGTAGTTCTTTTGTCTCTCTGTGAGGATTGAACATTTTTCTTATAGTTACTCCATGCGCAATTGCCGATGTGCGCATCTGTCAATCAGAGGAGTATGATATGAAACTGTTTGAGATATTTTCAGGAGGTTCAGGGGCGAACTATGCGCCGCCAGCCGAGGGTTCGGGCGCCGGGGGCGAGGTGAAAATACATCCCGCATTAGACCATGGAATACAGGCGGGGTCACCGGATTTTAGTGGTGGGGTGCTGACCTGTCATTGCACCAGTGATCCGGTGAAGGTAATGGTTTCTGCCCAAACGGCCCACAACCATGCCTGCGGTTGCACCAAATGCTGGAAACCCGAAGGGGCGATATTTTCGCAGGTTGCAGTGGTTGACCGAAACGCGGTCGAGGTAATCGAAAACGGCAGCAAGCTCGGGATCATCGACGAAAGTGCGGCGATCCAGCGGCACGCCTGCAAGGAATGCGGGGTGCATATGTATGGGCGGATTGAAAACAAGGACCATCCGTTCTATGGGCTGGATTTTATCCATACCGAATTGTCGGATGATCGTGGCTGGTCAGCCCCTGAATTTGCGGCCTTTGTATCATCGGTCATCGAGGGCGGGGTCCAACCATCGCGAATGGACGGGATCCGGGCACGGATACGCGCGTTGGGGATCGAGCCATATGATGCGCTTTCACCGCCATTGATGGATGCGATTGCCACCCATATCGCCAAATCCACTGGCGCACTGCCAGCCTGAGGCAATCTGCAAATGAAGTTGGCGACATGACCGGCGCTTTGCCCTCAGGACTGCCCTAGTTCTAAGGTCTGCATAGGCATTAAGGGATTTTGCGTGCTAATGTCGGGAAATCCGCCTTTGCAATGCGCAAAAACCAAAAAGGGAATCGCAGATTCCCCGTTCATGTTACCAACTTGGTTTTGGGTGGATGCGTAACGAACAGGAGCCTGAAAAGGGTATGGCAAATCAAAGTGAAACCGGGCAAACACCGCTGAATATAAATTCGGTCCTTGTGATTGATGACCACCCTTTATTCTGTGAAGCATTGGCCATGACCCTTCGGGATGTGCTGGAACTGAAACGAATTGAAACGGCCAATTCACTTACCAAAGGTCTGGATTTTCTGAAAACAGGTTTTCGTGCCGACGCGATTGTTCTGGATTTGAACCTGCCGGATGTGTCTGGCGTAGAAGGTCTGCTGAAACTGCGGGCCATGGTGCCGAAAATCCCGATTGTTATCGTTTCGGCCTTGGGTGATTCTAGGGTGATCACCGCCGTTATTACCGCCGGAGCCGCCGGTTTTATCCGCAAGGATGCCCCGCGAAACGATCTGGCCGATGCGTTCCGGAAAATCTGGAACGGAGAGACGTATCTGCCCGAAGATTATAACCGTTCTGTCGGGGAACCGGGTGTCACCGAAGAGATGGAACGCACGGTCGAAAAACTGGCGAGCCTGACGCCACAGCAGGTAACAATCCTGAAACTGATCTGTGAAGGCAAGCTGAACAAACAAATCGCCTACGAGCTTTCGATTGCGGAAACCACTGTAAAGGCTCACATAACCGCGATTCTGCGAAAGCTCGGGGTTCACAGCCGGACACAGGCGGCTTTGCTTGCAAAAGAGGCGGATTTTTCCACCTTGATTAAATAACACAATGGTCGCCATAATTGATCTGGCGGAAGAATCTTTAACCTAGGGGGGCGTTTGGAAGGTTCTGTTCGACGAAACAAGGCGCGCGACCTAGCCGGTGATGCAATCAGATTTGGTGCCAGTTCGATACCCGACCCGATGCGGGCAATCGAGGAACTCCAGAGTCTGATATGGCAACCGGACATCGCATTTGTGATCTTTTACACCTCGCCCGAGTATGACCAGACCAAGCTGGCACAAGCCTTTTCCTGCGCATTCCCGGATACAGCCATCGTGGGCTGCACAACGGCTGGCGAGTTGACGCCAAGCGGTTATGCCGAAGGTTCGATCACGGCTGTTTCCTTTTCGGCAAAACACTTCAGGATGCAAAGCCGGTTGATTGCAAATGTGTTGGGGAACGGTGTTTCCAAATGCTCGGAAATCGCGACCACGCTTGTTGATGATACCCCGTGCCCTGTCGGGTGGAACACGCTTGCATTGCTGATTGCCGACGGCATGTCCCTGCAAGAAGATGTGCTGGTTGCGGCCCTTGATGCCGGGTTGGCCCCGATACCGTTGTTCGGGGGATCCGCGGGTGATGGCATGTGTTTCAAGGAAACATTTGTATATCGGGACGGGGCATTCAGCACTGATGCGGCGTTATTGATGCTGATTCACACGGATTATCAGTTCAGGGAAATCAGCTTTGACCATTTTGTTCCCACTGCCGAACAGATGGTGGTCACTAAAGCAATCCCAACTGAGAGGATTGTCATCGAGATTAACGGTGAAAAGGCGGCCGAGGAATACGCCCGTATCATAGGTGCGCCGAAAGAAAAACTTGGCCCGTTTCTGTTTGCCGCACATCCCACATTGGTCAAGGCCGGTGGGCGTTATCATGTTCGGGCGATACAGTCGGTTGTGGATGAAAGCAGTCTGAAATTCCTGTCTGCCATCGACATTGGCATTGTTATGACCATTGGCGAGGCCCTTGATATCGTTGGCGAGATGGAAAAAGAATTCGATAATCTCGAGCAAGAAATGGGCAAGCCGGCGCTGATACTCGGCTTTGATTGCATCCTGCGAAAAATCGAAATCGTTACAAGCGGCAAGAAGGATGAAATCTCGCGGTTGCTGGCAAAAAACAATGTCATCGGTTTTAGCACCTATGGCGAACAGCATAACGGGATGCATGTGAACCAGACCTTTGTCGGGGTCGCCTTTTTCCCGCCCGGTTCAGGGGAAAGCGCATGATTAACCCGGATGATCCCCCCGATATTCAGGTCGAGAAGCTGCAAAAAGTTGTAAAGGCTTTGATGTGGCGTGTTGAGCAAAACAACGAAAAGGGTGGCACGCCCTATACGATGTTTCAGACTGCAATCAGCCTGGAATCCGAAGTGCAGGCCCGCACGGTTGCCCTGCAAGAGACACTTGAACAGCTGGAGCAGACACACGGGGATCTGGCGACCGCCCTGCAAGAGGCCGAGCGGTCGCGCCAAATTCTGCTGGACGCCCTGGAGGTTATGAACGAAGGATTTGCCCTGTTTGCGGATGACCGGTTGGTGATCTGCAATGACCGTTTCAAGAACCTTTTGCCGGATGTGTCCGACCAAATTATGGATGAAATGACATTTAGGGATTACGCTCGGATCGTTTCCAAAAGTGTTTTTCTGCACCGCGCCGAAGACCAGAGCAGCGAAGACTGGTTGCGGTTTCGTCTGGCCCAGCACGGGCGCCAGCAGGCGACCTTTATTCTAAGGCTGCCCGATGATCAGTGGATTCAGGTTTCTGATCGCAAAATGCCAAAGAACCGGGTCGCGATCCTGCACACCGACATCACCAAAATGGTCCACGAACAGCGCAGTCAGGGCAAAAAGGTTCTGGATGAACAGGCCCGCCTTGCCCGCGCAACGATTGACCACATGAGCCAGGGCGTTTGCACATTTGACGCCAAACACCTGTTGGTGGCCAGCAACAGCGGCTTTGGCGATTTGCTGTCGTTACCGTTCCACATGAGCCAAAACGGAACCCCCCTAAAGACAATTCTTGATTATCTTGAAAAGAACAAGATCATGAATAACCATTTGCTAAGGCAGGAGTTTTTGCCCTGGATGGGGGACAAGATCACCGATCGGAAATTGCAGCTGGAATTGCACCGTTTTGACGGATCAATCATTGATGCAAGTTTTCGCAAACTGCCGGATGGCGGGTTTGTGGTCAGCTTCACCGACGTGACAACCGAACGCCGCGCCACAGAAGCCCTGTCCGAGGCCAAGGATACCCTGGAGCAAAACGTCAGGGAACGCACATCCGAACTGATGGAGGCCAACAAAGAGCTTTTGCGAAAAACGCATGTGCAAAAGCAAACCGAACAAGAATTGCGCGAAGCCAAGGAAGACGCCGAAGCTGCAAATCTGTCCAAAACCCGTTTTCTGGCGGCGGCCAGCCATGATTTGTTGCAGCCCCTAAATGCTGCCAAACTGTTTTTGGCCAGTCTGACACAAACGGCCCTTGATGATGCACAAATCGACATTGCAGATCGCCTGTGCCAGTCCTTCAACTCGGTGGAATCCATTCTGGATGCGCTTCTTGATCTGTCGCGACTGGATGCCAAGGGCGCCGAATTTACCATTACCCGTTTTCCGATCAGCGCAGTACTGGAGCCGTTACAGGCCGAATACGAGCAAATCGCGGCCGAGAAAGGTCTGGAACTGCATGTTGTTCCCTCCGCTATTACGGTGGTCAGTGACCAAAGGTATTTGCACCGAATTATCCAGAACCTTTTGTCCAATGCGGTGAAATACACCACCACCGGCAAGGTGCTGCTTGGGTGTCGCAGGCGTGGTAATCATGTGGAAATTCAGGTTATCGACACCGGTATCGGCATTGCCCAAAAGGATCACAACAGGGTTTTCGAGGAATTCCAGCGGCTGGCCAATGATGGCGCGGATCAGGGTATGGGACTTGGGTTGTCATTTGTGGAAAGGGCTTGCCGGCAGTTGAACCATGAATTGCTACTGGACTCAAAACCCGGTCAGGGGTCTTTGTTTTCGGTCAAGGTGGAATGCTCGCAACAGGCCGTGGCGCAGGCCACTTCGTACAAGGGCGAACCGGAGGTTGTTGACGGGATGGAAGCAAACGTTCTGGCCGTGCTGGTCGAGAATGATCTGAATGTCCTGCATGCCATGACGGGCACGCTGGAGCGCTGGGGTATTAGCGTTATTCCGGCAAAATCCACGCAGGAATTGTTGTTTCTGGTTGATGAACTGGGGGTGCCGCCGGATATCATCATCGCGGATTACCATCTTGATGGTAAAGACACCGGCTTAACCGCTATCAGAAGCCTGCGGCAGTCCGTTGGGCAAAACATTCCCAGCATACTGGTTACGGCTGACCGCAGCAAAAAACTGAAACAGAACGCCCGCAAGATGGGAACCGAGATATTGACCAAACCTGTCGAATTGCAGGCGCTTCGGTCGCTTGTGCGCTGGGGGATCCAGTAAGGGGCAGGGTAGACCTTTTGCCGATACCGCCAGACAGATCATTGCGCTAGACGATAGGGAATATGTTGTTGAAAGGGTCCACATGATTGTTCGCTATCCATTTCTGGCGCTTGTCTTTTCCCTGGTATTTGTGCTGCCAATTCAGGGGCGGGCAGACAGTGCCACGGATCTGGTATTTTCAACCGGCGTTCTGGACAACATCCCGCAACAAAAAACCGTCACCTATGATCATATCCGCCTTGGCCCCGAGGACAGCGGGCTGAACCTGATCGAAAACGGGGCGGTTTCGCTGAGCGTTGCGGAGGGCGAAAACGGCGGGAACGAGGCCATTCTGGAAATGCGCGACAATGGCACCCTGCGCAACCGGACGCCTTTTCCGGCGGATGCGGGCAACCCGCTGGTGATGGCGTTTCTGGAATCTTCCTTGCGTTCGATGGCGCAGATCACCGGCGGTAGCCCGTTCTACCTGCGCAACCGGATCAAGGAATCGCTTCGTTCAGGCGGGCAGGTGACGCCAACATCGTTCACCATCGACGACAAATCCATGCCCGCCACAAGCATCACTTTTCAACCGTTCCAGCATGACAAAAACGCAGCCAGAATGGGGGATTTTGCCAACCTAACGCTGACGTTTGTCGTATCTGATGATGTGCCGGGGGGCTTTGTGCTGTTTTCGGCGGCAACACCGATGGTTGACGGCAATAGCCTCTATCGGGAAACCATCCGGTATTCTTCACTTGCGGATCGGGAATAACCAGATGCGGTATGCGATCTGGATATGGGTGATGCTGGCCGGGGCCGCGCAGGCGGACAGTTTACTATTGCTGAACGATTACCCGACCGAGGCCCGCGCCGACTATGTGTTCGCCTGCATGGCGGTGAATGGCGAAACCCGCGATGTTTTGCGGCGCTGTTCCTGTTCCATCGACGTGATTGCCTCGATCCTGCCCTATGATGATTATGTCAGCGCCGAAACCGTGTTGCGGATGCTGCAAACCAGCGGCGAGAAAACCACACTGTTTCGCAGCACCGAAATATCAAAAGGTGCCGTTCGGGATTTACGCCGCGCACAGGCCGAAGCCGAAATGCGCTGTTTCTAGCTCACATCGCGATCTTGTCTTTCGGGAATGTCTGCTCGAACACTTCGCCTTCGGTGTCCTCGGCATAAATACGCAGGGTGTCCGAGCCGTTATCGGTATAGGTAAAGCGGAACGAGGGATCCTCGCTGATTGAAATGCCAGCCTCCATTTTGAACAACAGATCATCGCCCTGATACACCTTAAGCACATCAATGAAGCGCGCCAACACGAACAGATGGGTGATCTGGTCGCGCGACAGGCCGGAATAGTTCGGGTGTTTGATCATGATCTGCGCCACACGGCGCTGACCG is a window encoding:
- a CDS encoding class II aldolase/adducin family protein, translated to MPDPLTPPEPEYAALCRASAKIGADPMLIQAAGGNTSIKDGNVMWIKASGTLLADALDKDVFVAVDLPDMRRAVAGGEGRADQPAEFALVRGGLRPSIETSLHAVFGQKVVMHAHCVHTLAHAVRKDCRALMQAPLDGLNWGIVDYVKPGANLARLVSAVAKGPVNVVVLQNHGIIVAGETVAQTRALMMDVHERLRVDPSAPVTPDLTALASLVRGSEFTLPDYALLHQLALDPARLKQATGGSLYPDHVIFCGIGATALQDGETPDQAAAKLVNAGAPAPAFLIVPGKGVVVRRDASGANHALIRCLVDVLLRVPADADLNYLTDAQNYELLNWDAEKYRSTLNG
- a CDS encoding hybrid sensor histidine kinase/response regulator; this translates as MINPDDPPDIQVEKLQKVVKALMWRVEQNNEKGGTPYTMFQTAISLESEVQARTVALQETLEQLEQTHGDLATALQEAERSRQILLDALEVMNEGFALFADDRLVICNDRFKNLLPDVSDQIMDEMTFRDYARIVSKSVFLHRAEDQSSEDWLRFRLAQHGRQQATFILRLPDDQWIQVSDRKMPKNRVAILHTDITKMVHEQRSQGKKVLDEQARLARATIDHMSQGVCTFDAKHLLVASNSGFGDLLSLPFHMSQNGTPLKTILDYLEKNKIMNNHLLRQEFLPWMGDKITDRKLQLELHRFDGSIIDASFRKLPDGGFVVSFTDVTTERRATEALSEAKDTLEQNVRERTSELMEANKELLRKTHVQKQTEQELREAKEDAEAANLSKTRFLAAASHDLLQPLNAAKLFLASLTQTALDDAQIDIADRLCQSFNSVESILDALLDLSRLDAKGAEFTITRFPISAVLEPLQAEYEQIAAEKGLELHVVPSAITVVSDQRYLHRIIQNLLSNAVKYTTTGKVLLGCRRRGNHVEIQVIDTGIGIAQKDHNRVFEEFQRLANDGADQGMGLGLSFVERACRQLNHELLLDSKPGQGSLFSVKVECSQQAVAQATSYKGEPEVVDGMEANVLAVLVENDLNVLHAMTGTLERWGISVIPAKSTQELLFLVDELGVPPDIIIADYHLDGKDTGLTAIRSLRQSVGQNIPSILVTADRSKKLKQNARKMGTEILTKPVELQALRSLVRWGIQ
- a CDS encoding RpiB/LacA/LacB family sugar-phosphate isomerase, which encodes MKLAIAGDSAGEPLALALYDYLKDREGFTVDELSHPVDGAEEFYANMSARVCQGVVDGTYDRAIVICGTGIGVSIAANKVPGIRAAHVHDAYSAAKASTSNNAQVITMGARVVGTELAKTIVDAWLATSFDENGPSADNVKALDQVDAEHGCA
- a CDS encoding FGGY-family carbohydrate kinase; amino-acid sequence: MAEPLYIGIDQGTSGARAIAMDGDGNVAGEAAFVMVDFGSNHRDPAVWKQVTDAALMGVLAQIDREDVVAICIDGTSGTMLPIDASGTPLAQGRMYNDACEDTALLDIIARHAPQESAAHGASSGLAKALIFQRDFAPHKVVHQADWLAGNLCGIYSSDDNNALKTGYDPVAGRWPDWMANTGLDMALLPVVQHPGTPVAGLLPDIAAKFDLPETVQIVAGTTDGCASFLATGAEEVGDGVTALGTTLTLKILSDVPVFDPASGVYSHHILGKWLAGGASNTGGNVLVAHFSNDELVELSNRIDPSRDSGLDYYPLTKPGERFPVADPDRPPVMIPVPDDRALFLQGILEGIAAIEAGGYARLAELGAPELRRLRTVGGGANNPVWSRIRNRYLNIDMQPAAHNQAAYGAARLALYGVER
- a CDS encoding triose-phosphate isomerase → MGNADFWIGTSWKMNKTLPEALEFANALAAADSGADARIQRFVVPPFTVTRQVKTVLAEYSVKVGAQNMHWEDAGAWTGEISAPMLTDCGLDLVELGHSERRAHFGETDETVGLKVESAVRHGLIPLICIGETREQRDAGQADAVLAAQVAGALGRLTGDQKSATVLLAYEPVWAIGAGGTPASSDYADERHAKIIAQASDILGQRTLCLYGGSVNADNCEELIQCPHIDGLFIGRAAWDVAGYLDILTRCATAIQTPKQGDTK
- a CDS encoding FIST N-terminal domain-containing protein, with amino-acid sequence MEGSVRRNKARDLAGDAIRFGASSIPDPMRAIEELQSLIWQPDIAFVIFYTSPEYDQTKLAQAFSCAFPDTAIVGCTTAGELTPSGYAEGSITAVSFSAKHFRMQSRLIANVLGNGVSKCSEIATTLVDDTPCPVGWNTLALLIADGMSLQEDVLVAALDAGLAPIPLFGGSAGDGMCFKETFVYRDGAFSTDAALLMLIHTDYQFREISFDHFVPTAEQMVVTKAIPTERIVIEINGEKAAEEYARIIGAPKEKLGPFLFAAHPTLVKAGGRYHVRAIQSVVDESSLKFLSAIDIGIVMTIGEALDIVGEMEKEFDNLEQEMGKPALILGFDCILRKIEIVTSGKKDEISRLLAKNNVIGFSTYGEQHNGMHVNQTFVGVAFFPPGSGESA
- a CDS encoding LuxR C-terminal-related transcriptional regulator; amino-acid sequence: MANQSETGQTPLNINSVLVIDDHPLFCEALAMTLRDVLELKRIETANSLTKGLDFLKTGFRADAIVLDLNLPDVSGVEGLLKLRAMVPKIPIVIVSALGDSRVITAVITAGAAGFIRKDAPRNDLADAFRKIWNGETYLPEDYNRSVGEPGVTEEMERTVEKLASLTPQQVTILKLICEGKLNKQIAYELSIAETTVKAHITAILRKLGVHSRTQAALLAKEADFSTLIK
- the gfa gene encoding S-(hydroxymethyl)glutathione synthase, whose amino-acid sequence is MKLFEIFSGGSGANYAPPAEGSGAGGEVKIHPALDHGIQAGSPDFSGGVLTCHCTSDPVKVMVSAQTAHNHACGCTKCWKPEGAIFSQVAVVDRNAVEVIENGSKLGIIDESAAIQRHACKECGVHMYGRIENKDHPFYGLDFIHTELSDDRGWSAPEFAAFVSSVIEGGVQPSRMDGIRARIRALGIEPYDALSPPLMDAIATHIAKSTGALPA
- a CDS encoding sugar phosphate isomerase/epimerase family protein — translated: MPFTLSLNTNPLVNRFAEPDDLIDTIAHDIKLRDVQLTHEFINPSWPAQLIRRMTRQMQAACARTGVRITSGMTGPYGRLNHFGHPDRDVRRYYTDWFKTFADIVGDLGARTVGTQFAIFTLKDFDDPQRREELIDIALDCWAEVAEHAKAAGLQFLFWEPMSVGREFGETIDGALALQDRIAARNMAIPMWMMADIDHGDVTSPNPDDYDPYAWARAVPKYSPIIHIKQSLMDKGGHRPFIAEFNEVGKIQPDPLLAAIRQGGGTDNEICLELSFKEREPNDRQVVPHIAESVAFWAPHIDTGAADLNI